One Peribacillus simplex NBRC 15720 = DSM 1321 genomic region harbors:
- a CDS encoding 3' terminal RNA ribose 2'-O-methyltransferase Hen1 produces the protein MQLTIQASGDNVQAISYLLSKNPNNLYERNHKGHLVRLFYSKFTESEMEATIFVTPDPIELVKNNANSYDITHYINDREFAVSSIFCSLIRSALGTALNGQPKEEHLEWVNHPFSFQFNFGPVVSTLSDNQLRELFEPIGYEVIITRPEIQYSFDIKDRSSARTISLKGMKTLQDGLRHLFVLIPVIDNYKHYYIDEKEIEKLERYGEGWLDDHPMRDFIYRQSLRFKEVYSIVENKKPEMKKDEKERKVRLNDLRYEKIVDTVSQMHPSSVVDFGSGEGKLSVRLGFIEGVKEILAVEPSESASIKALGRFDKVKDKEKFVVPETLWGSLFYYDERLKNKDVIILCEVIEHIDEYRLPKVMDTILHDYQPRALIITTPNREYNEVYDMDDSLRHNDHRFEWTRAEFHQWCTSRNHDGFYDLRFEGIGEEHATQGFPTQMCVFERKED, from the coding sequence ATGCAGTTGACGATTCAGGCATCGGGTGACAATGTGCAAGCGATATCTTATTTATTGTCTAAGAACCCGAATAATTTATATGAAAGAAATCATAAAGGGCATTTAGTGCGCCTTTTTTATAGTAAGTTTACGGAATCGGAAATGGAGGCAACAATCTTTGTTACACCGGATCCCATAGAGTTAGTGAAAAATAATGCTAATTCCTACGATATCACTCACTACATAAATGATCGGGAATTTGCGGTGAGCAGCATTTTCTGTTCATTGATCAGGTCAGCACTGGGAACAGCTTTGAATGGGCAGCCGAAGGAAGAACATTTAGAATGGGTAAACCATCCGTTTTCATTTCAGTTCAATTTTGGTCCGGTGGTTTCTACTCTTTCCGATAACCAATTAAGGGAATTATTTGAGCCGATTGGTTATGAAGTGATAATTACCCGCCCGGAAATTCAGTATTCTTTCGATATTAAGGATAGGAGTTCGGCAAGAACTATTTCCTTGAAAGGGATGAAGACACTGCAGGATGGGTTAAGGCATTTGTTCGTATTGATTCCAGTCATTGACAACTATAAGCATTATTACATTGATGAAAAGGAAATCGAAAAACTTGAAAGATATGGTGAGGGATGGCTTGACGATCATCCTATGCGTGACTTTATCTATCGCCAATCGCTTAGATTCAAGGAAGTATACAGCATCGTCGAGAACAAAAAACCTGAAATGAAGAAAGACGAAAAAGAAAGAAAGGTTCGGTTGAATGATCTTCGCTATGAAAAAATCGTTGATACTGTAAGTCAAATGCACCCAAGCAGCGTGGTGGATTTTGGCTCAGGCGAAGGAAAACTTTCAGTACGTCTTGGATTTATTGAGGGCGTAAAGGAAATCCTCGCCGTCGAGCCATCCGAATCTGCATCCATCAAAGCCCTAGGGCGATTCGATAAAGTGAAGGATAAAGAAAAATTCGTGGTTCCCGAGACACTATGGGGTTCACTCTTTTATTATGATGAAAGATTAAAGAATAAGGATGTCATCATTTTATGTGAGGTCATCGAGCATATCGACGAGTACCGCCTTCCTAAGGTAATGGATACGATATTGCATGATTATCAACCGAGAGCCTTGATTATCACAACGCCAAACCGTGAATATAACGAGGTATATGATATGGACGATTCCCTTCGGCACAATGATCATCGGTTTGAGTGGACAAGAGCCGAATTTCATCAGTGGTGCACTTCGCGAAATCATGACGGTTTCTATGATCTTCGCTTCGAAGGAATTGGTGAAGAGCATGCCACACAAGGCTTTCCGACACAAATGTGCGTGTTCGAAAGGAAGGAGGACTGA
- a CDS encoding MFS transporter has protein sequence MNSSGAQRISNETEHPKKTNVRFTILAMLFIVTVINYIDRSALGIAAPVMKEDLAFDAVKLGVAFSAFNWAYTAFNIPGGWLLDRYGARKVYGVALLLWSTFTFFQGFISTLLGLFILRFLVGITEAPSFPGNSRLTTMWFPQHERGRAVSIYNSAQYFGLALFTPVMAWILQEFGWHDVFFVAGGLGIFVAILWFAFVREPYNHPRVNQAEIDYINSGGGLANKEEKRKVNWSDIRLLLSNRQMVGIYIGQYALNTIVWFFLTWFPTYLVTEKGLSLIQTGFAASVPYIGAFFGGIVGGIISDRLLKKGKSLAVARKTPIITGFLLSSTIVLANFTSNIFLLILIMSIAFFAKGLAGLTWSLVGDMAPKELIGLTGGIFNTIGNIAGIVTPLVIGFILAKTNSFSGALIFVASVLFVGALSYIFIVNKPERIILIDKN, from the coding sequence ATGAACAGTAGCGGTGCTCAACGCATCAGCAATGAGACTGAACATCCTAAAAAAACCAATGTGCGTTTTACCATACTTGCAATGTTATTTATCGTGACCGTCATTAATTATATTGACCGTTCTGCTTTGGGTATAGCTGCTCCAGTAATGAAAGAAGACCTTGCTTTCGATGCAGTGAAATTAGGTGTTGCTTTTTCAGCCTTTAACTGGGCATATACTGCATTTAACATTCCAGGAGGTTGGTTATTAGATAGATATGGAGCACGTAAAGTTTATGGTGTTGCTTTATTATTATGGTCCACATTTACCTTTTTTCAAGGATTTATCAGCACCTTACTTGGATTATTCATTTTAAGATTCTTGGTTGGTATTACTGAAGCCCCATCTTTTCCAGGGAATAGCAGATTGACGACGATGTGGTTTCCACAACATGAACGCGGACGGGCGGTATCGATTTATAACTCTGCACAATATTTTGGATTAGCACTTTTCACGCCAGTTATGGCATGGATATTACAAGAGTTTGGCTGGCACGATGTTTTCTTTGTTGCAGGAGGATTAGGTATCTTTGTAGCCATTTTATGGTTTGCATTTGTACGTGAACCATACAACCATCCACGTGTAAATCAAGCAGAAATCGATTATATTAATTCAGGTGGAGGGTTAGCAAATAAAGAAGAAAAAAGAAAAGTGAACTGGTCTGATATCCGTCTTTTGTTGTCAAACAGACAAATGGTCGGAATTTATATTGGTCAGTATGCGTTGAATACAATTGTTTGGTTTTTCTTAACGTGGTTCCCTACATATCTCGTAACGGAGAAGGGTTTATCTCTAATTCAAACAGGTTTTGCAGCATCGGTACCTTATATAGGAGCATTTTTTGGAGGTATCGTTGGCGGGATCATTTCCGACAGATTATTGAAAAAAGGAAAATCGCTCGCTGTTGCACGTAAAACACCGATCATCACTGGGTTTCTTTTATCCAGCACGATCGTATTAGCTAACTTCACTTCAAATATTTTTCTTCTTATCCTAATCATGTCCATTGCCTTTTTCGCAAAAGGTTTGGCAGGTCTTACATGGTCTCTTGTCGGTGATATGGCACCAAAAGAACTTATTGGTTTAACTGGCGGTATTTTTAATACCATTGGGAATATAGCAGGTATTGTAACACCACTTGTCATTGGCTTTATTTTAGCCAAAACAAATTCCTTTAGCGGTGCCCTGATCTTTGTTGCTAGTGTATTGTTCGTAGGAGCTCTATCTTACATTTTCATAGTAAATAAACCTGAAAGAATCATATTAATAGATAAAAATTAA
- a CDS encoding ASCH domain-containing protein: MNVKAELYWNEFWQGKDEEKPQAVSAWQFGADPDHLAQLVMDGEKTATCSGYVFYEEENEPLPSLGDYSIILSSEDEPLAIIQTVKVEVLPMNEVSEEFAIAEGEGDRTYTYWWDAHENFFKEELDKIGHTFKEDMLLVCERFELIHVK, encoded by the coding sequence ATGAATGTCAAAGCGGAATTATATTGGAATGAATTTTGGCAGGGGAAAGACGAAGAAAAACCCCAGGCAGTCAGTGCATGGCAATTCGGGGCCGATCCCGATCATTTGGCTCAATTAGTGATGGATGGGGAAAAAACGGCTACGTGCTCTGGGTATGTTTTTTATGAAGAAGAAAATGAACCATTACCATCCCTGGGTGATTACAGCATTATTTTAAGCAGTGAGGATGAGCCATTAGCCATCATACAAACAGTGAAAGTCGAAGTATTGCCCATGAATGAAGTGAGTGAAGAGTTTGCGATTGCAGAAGGAGAAGGAGATCGAACATATACATACTGGTGGGATGCACATGAAAATTTTTTTAAAGAAGAACTGGACAAAATCGGCCACACATTTAAGGAAGATATGTTGCTTGTGTGTGAGCGTTTTGAATTGATACATGTAAAGTGA
- the garD gene encoding galactarate dehydratase produces the protein MDNVAIVVNTGGLDQGTVFPCGLELKERVPQGHKVALMDIVENEAIIRYGEVIGFAAESIGKGSWIDESLVMLPASPNLKELPVANDIPETFPPLEGYTFQGFRNEDGSVGTKNILGITTSVQCVVGVLDFVVNRIKKELLPKYPNVDDVVAINHNYGCGVAINAPEAIIPIRTIQNLAKHPNFGGEALVVGLGCEKLSPMRINPSGNDSDIISLQDQQGFAGMVQSIMEMAEERLIKLNRRQRETFPVSELVIGTQCGGSDAFSGVTANPAVGYATDLLVRAGATVLFSEVTEVRDAIHLLTPRAVNEEVGRALIKEMDWYDNYLALGDADRSANPSPGNKKGGLANVVEKSLGSIAKSGGSPISGVLAPGEKATEKGLIFAATPASDFVCGTLQLASGMHLQVFTTGRGTPYNLAMASVIKVSTRNTLTEQWKDLIDINAGTIATGEATIEDIGWEIFHLILEVASGKKKTWAEHWGLHNDLALFNPAPIT, from the coding sequence ATGGACAATGTCGCCATCGTTGTTAATACGGGGGGCTTGGATCAAGGAACCGTTTTCCCTTGTGGGCTTGAATTGAAAGAAAGGGTACCACAAGGTCACAAAGTAGCTTTAATGGATATAGTCGAGAATGAAGCTATCATACGCTATGGAGAAGTTATCGGTTTTGCGGCTGAATCAATCGGTAAGGGCAGTTGGATTGACGAGTCATTGGTGATGCTGCCGGCATCTCCAAATTTAAAGGAATTACCGGTGGCAAATGATATACCCGAAACTTTTCCCCCACTTGAAGGATATACATTTCAAGGATTCCGCAATGAAGATGGCAGTGTTGGAACCAAGAATATATTAGGCATTACAACAAGCGTTCAATGTGTAGTAGGCGTGCTGGATTTCGTTGTGAACCGGATAAAAAAAGAGCTTCTCCCGAAGTATCCCAATGTTGATGATGTTGTCGCTATAAATCACAACTATGGGTGCGGAGTCGCAATCAATGCACCGGAAGCAATTATTCCCATTCGCACAATACAGAACCTTGCGAAACACCCAAATTTCGGCGGGGAAGCCTTGGTAGTTGGTTTGGGTTGTGAAAAACTGTCTCCAATGAGAATAAATCCGAGCGGGAACGATTCAGATATCATTTCACTTCAGGATCAGCAGGGATTTGCGGGAATGGTCCAATCGATTATGGAAATGGCCGAGGAACGTTTAATCAAGTTGAACCGCAGGCAGCGGGAGACATTTCCGGTTTCCGAATTAGTCATCGGTACGCAGTGTGGAGGAAGTGATGCATTTTCTGGTGTGACAGCTAACCCTGCAGTAGGATATGCTACAGATCTGTTAGTTAGAGCAGGGGCAACCGTTCTATTTTCTGAAGTCACAGAAGTACGGGATGCGATTCATCTATTAACTCCTCGAGCGGTGAATGAAGAAGTAGGGAGAGCTTTGATAAAGGAAATGGATTGGTATGATAACTACCTTGCTTTAGGTGATGCTGATCGAAGTGCCAATCCGTCGCCAGGAAACAAAAAAGGCGGATTGGCCAATGTAGTGGAAAAATCATTAGGCTCCATTGCAAAATCCGGAGGCAGCCCCATTTCAGGCGTACTGGCTCCAGGTGAAAAAGCTACGGAAAAAGGGCTGATTTTTGCAGCTACACCAGCTAGTGACTTTGTTTGCGGAACATTACAGCTCGCTTCCGGTATGCACCTTCAAGTTTTTACAACTGGAAGAGGCACACCTTATAATCTCGCAATGGCTTCCGTCATCAAAGTATCTACACGAAATACATTGACAGAGCAATGGAAAGATCTGATTGATATAAATGCTGGAACTATCGCTACTGGTGAAGCAACCATAGAGGATATTGGGTGGGAAATATTTCACCTTATTTTGGAAGTGGCCAGCGGTAAAAAGAAAACCTGGGCAGAGCATTGGGGCCTACATAATGATTTGGCATTGTTCAATCCTGCGCCAATTACCTAA
- a CDS encoding VOC family protein has product MIRGLYEAHLPVSNLNRSIEFYEGLGLQLDHKVEDSLAFLWIEKDKSWLGLWETEKVEVEYHPSLRHIAFQVSLVDLKSSVAWLEDRGYAPREAFGFLPVEPFVMPHGEYAHAKIHFNDPDGNSLEFISKLENPKKITNRMYLSEWEHEYRSEKYE; this is encoded by the coding sequence ATGATAAGAGGTTTATATGAAGCACATTTACCGGTTAGTAATTTGAATCGTTCCATTGAATTCTATGAAGGGCTTGGTTTGCAGTTGGATCATAAGGTTGAAGACAGCCTGGCTTTTCTATGGATTGAGAAGGATAAAAGTTGGTTGGGGCTTTGGGAAACGGAAAAAGTGGAGGTTGAGTATCATCCCTCCCTACGGCATATCGCTTTTCAAGTATCATTGGTAGATCTAAAGAGCTCAGTCGCATGGCTTGAAGATAGAGGCTATGCGCCAAGAGAAGCTTTCGGATTTCTACCAGTTGAACCTTTCGTGATGCCGCACGGGGAATATGCCCACGCTAAAATTCACTTTAATGATCCAGACGGAAACAGTTTGGAGTTTATTAGTAAACTGGAGAATCCAAAAAAAATCACGAATCGTATGTATTTAAGTGAATGGGAACATGAATATAGAAGTGAAAAATACGAATGA
- a CDS encoding GNAT family N-acetyltransferase, which yields MVTFRNATVKDLSEIVHMLADDVLGRERERYENPLPESYLKAFESIDADGNNELIVACLGEEIVGVQQITFTPYITHQGGWRATIEGVRTASSERGKGIGSKLIQYAIDRARKRGCHIIQLTTDKKREETLRFYERLGFKATHEGMKMKL from the coding sequence ATGGTCACATTCAGGAATGCGACAGTAAAAGACTTAAGTGAAATAGTACATATGCTTGCGGATGATGTATTGGGGAGGGAAAGAGAGCGATATGAAAATCCCCTTCCCGAAAGCTATTTAAAAGCATTTGAATCCATTGATGCAGATGGAAATAATGAATTGATCGTAGCATGTCTTGGTGAGGAAATCGTTGGGGTGCAGCAAATTACGTTCACTCCTTATATTACCCATCAAGGCGGTTGGAGAGCTACGATCGAAGGAGTTCGGACGGCATCTTCAGAACGAGGGAAAGGTATTGGAAGCAAGTTGATTCAATATGCGATTGACCGTGCAAGGAAGCGGGGCTGCCATATCATTCAGCTGACGACCGATAAAAAGCGGGAAGAAACACTGCGTTTTTATGAACGTTTAGGATTCAAAGCCACTCATGAAGGCATGAAAATGAAGCTTTAA
- a CDS encoding glucarate dehydratase family protein, giving the protein MKSQGSPIITDMKVIPVAGYDSALLTLSGCHAPYFTRNIVILEDETGNTGIGEIHGGDDITRMIESYRPFVVGQEIANYRGCITSIRKGGLSIKGDSGEGLQGLNLANLKFVVQAEAAVECAMMDLLGKFVNKPIAALLGDGGIQRTEVPFLGYLFYIADMEKCDLHYLRETQFKDDWDRVRRIETLTAEGIVAQAKAAEDRYGFKSFKLKGGVLRGEEEMEAIQALHEVFPDSRINLDPNGAWSLEEAIKLCKDKGDILAYIEDPCGPEAGFSSREIMAEFKIATGLPVATNMIATNWRQFHHAAALRAVDIVLADPHFWTLNGSIRMAHVLNDWGLTWGSHSNNHFDITLAAFTQVAAAAPGNISPIDTHYIWQDGQELCDDPLQIIDGMIKLPDKPGLGVEINMDKVMKANELYRSLPYHDRDDSTSMQYLIKEWKYNSKKPCMVR; this is encoded by the coding sequence ATGAAATCGCAGGGATCGCCAATTATTACAGATATGAAGGTTATTCCAGTAGCAGGCTATGATAGTGCCCTACTCACACTAAGTGGCTGTCATGCTCCTTATTTTACTCGCAATATTGTTATTTTAGAAGATGAAACGGGGAATACAGGTATCGGTGAGATTCATGGCGGCGATGATATTACTAGAATGATAGAAAGTTATCGTCCATTTGTGGTAGGACAAGAGATTGCCAATTATAGAGGTTGTATTACTTCAATACGTAAAGGTGGTTTGAGTATAAAAGGTGACTCTGGTGAAGGGTTACAAGGATTAAACTTAGCCAATTTAAAATTTGTTGTTCAAGCAGAAGCAGCTGTTGAATGCGCCATGATGGACTTGCTTGGTAAATTTGTTAATAAACCAATTGCAGCATTACTTGGCGATGGAGGTATTCAACGTACAGAAGTTCCTTTCTTAGGATATTTATTCTATATCGCAGATATGGAAAAATGCGATCTTCATTATTTACGTGAAACACAATTTAAGGATGATTGGGATCGTGTTAGACGAATTGAAACATTAACAGCTGAAGGAATTGTTGCTCAAGCAAAAGCAGCTGAAGATCGTTATGGATTTAAGAGCTTCAAATTAAAAGGTGGAGTACTTCGTGGAGAAGAAGAAATGGAAGCGATTCAAGCTTTACATGAAGTATTCCCTGATTCAAGAATTAATCTTGATCCAAATGGAGCATGGTCATTAGAAGAAGCCATTAAGCTTTGCAAAGATAAAGGAGATATACTTGCTTATATTGAAGATCCTTGTGGTCCTGAAGCGGGATTCTCTAGCCGTGAAATAATGGCTGAATTTAAGATTGCAACTGGACTACCTGTTGCTACAAATATGATTGCAACAAATTGGCGTCAATTCCATCATGCAGCAGCACTTAGAGCAGTGGATATCGTGTTAGCTGACCCTCATTTCTGGACATTGAATGGCAGTATTCGTATGGCACATGTATTAAACGATTGGGGCTTAACATGGGGGTCGCATTCCAATAACCACTTTGATATTACATTAGCAGCATTTACACAAGTAGCAGCTGCTGCGCCAGGAAATATTTCACCAATCGATACACACTATATTTGGCAAGATGGTCAAGAATTATGTGATGATCCATTACAAATTATAGATGGAATGATTAAACTGCCTGATAAACCAGGTTTAGGTGTAGAAATAAATATGGATAAAGTGATGAAAGCAAATGAATTATATCGCAGTCTGCCATATCATGACCGTGATGATTCAACTTCTATGCAGTATCTAATTAAAGAGTGGAAATATAACTCTAAAAAACCATGTATGGTGAGATAA